The sequence below is a genomic window from Anaerocolumna chitinilytica.
CACGGGAACACCACAGCCCAGGGCCTTGGCAGCCGTTAAGATATCCGGCTTAACACCGTATTCCTGCCAGGCAAACATACTGCCGGTTCTTCCCATACCGCACTGGATTTCATCAAATATCAAAAGAATGTCTTGTTCATCACATATTTTTCTTACTTCTTTTAAATATTCACCCTCTGCCGGATAGATGCCGCCCTCTGCCTGAACGGGTTCAAGGATAATAGCACAGGTCTTCTCATTAATTTTGGCTCTTATATCCTCAACAGAATTAAAATCAGCAAATACAACTCCTCCGATTAAGGGTTCAAAAGCCACTCTGTATGAGGGTTGGCCGGTCACAGATAGCGCTCCCATACTTCTTCCGTGAAAGGACTTATTCATTGCAATAATCTGGCTGTCCCCCGTATGATGTTTCTTATAATAATATTTTCTGGCAAGCTTTATAGCTCCCTCGATAGCTTCTGTTCCGCTGTTAGTGAAAAACACTCGGTCCATCCCTGAGGCTGCCGCCAGCTTAGAGGCTGCCTTTATAGAAGGGACATTGTAAAAATAATTAGACGTATGCAGCAGTTTATCAATCTGCGCTTTCAATGCAGCATTATATTCTGTATTACCATATCCTAAAGCAAACACTGCAATACCTGCTCCAAAATCAAGATATTTTTTCCCTTCAATATCATAGAGATAAACGCCATCCCCTTTATCTAAGATAATCTTATATCTGGAATAGGTATGCATAAGTAGATGTTCCGCTTCGTTTATATATTCCTCCATATTGGCTCCCATCTGCGTGCTTTCGCACACTTTTATTATCAGAGCGGCTAAAAATCAAACCCTTCTCACCGCTTAACTTTCTGCCTGTGTTTTCTCATTCTCAAAAAGAATACTTTCATTATTAATAATTGCGGTTCCAATACCTCTGTTCGTAAAGAATTCCAGTAACAGACAATGTTCCATTCTGCCATCCAGGATATGCACTCTGGAAACACCTCCTTTTACCGCATCAATGCAATTCTTTAATTTGGGGAGCATACCGCCTCCAATAAATCCGTTTTGCATCAGTTCATCTGCTTTTTCAAGAGTAAGTACAGAGATCAATGTTTCTTTATCAGAAGGATTCGTATAAACTCCTTCAATATCTGTAAGAAAAGCCAATTTCTCTGCACCTATTGCTGTTGCCACCGCACAAGCAGCATCATCTGCATTGATGTTATATGCATGGTAATCCTCATCTAAACCGATAGGTGAAATAACCGGTATAAAGTTATTATCAATCAGAGTATTAATTAAATCCGCCTTTACGTCTGTAATATTACCCACATATCCGATATCCTGGCCATTGACGAACTTTTTCTCTACCTTGATCGTAGAACCATCCTTGCCGTTGATACCAACTGCTTTTACTCCAAGCTTTTCAAGCATCTGCACAAGATTCTTATTTACCTTGCCCAGGACCATCTCCGCCACTTCCATGGTAGTTTCATCGGTTACTCTTAATCCTTCGACGAAAGTCGATTCATGCCCTAACAAACTTACCCATTTGGAAATTTCTTTGCCTCCTCCGTGTACAATAATAGGCTGCATACCTACTAACTTAAGAAGTGCTACATCTTTTATTACATTCAGCTGGAGATTCTCATCTAACATCGCGCTCCCGCCATATTTTACAACTACCTTTTTATTATTGAATTTCTGTATATAAGGAAGCGCCTCAATCAGAGTCTGCGCTTTCATAAGTATCTTATCCATGGGTTCCATACCAATCCTCCTGCAAATTGTGATATTGAATGCTACCTGTTATCCGGCTAGGTTACTAAGAACGGTAATCTGCATTAATATACACATATTTGTCCGTTAAATCGCAGCCCCATGCAGTCGCTATGCAATCCCCATTTTTTATATCAGCGATTGCTTTCACTTCCTTTTGCTTTAGTATTTCTGTTGCCTTTTCTTCGCTGTAATCTGTTGCCATACCATTTTCTACAAGTTTCAGGGAACCTATGGCGCTTTCAATATATAAATCCACCTTATCCGGGTTAAAAGGAACTCCTGCATAACCCATAGCGCACAGTATTCTTCCCCAGTTGGCATCATTGCCAAATACTGCTGTCTTTACCAGGTTGGAAGTAATGATGGATTTACTTAAAATTACTGCCTGTTCCTTCGTAGCAGCACCTTTTACACTGCATTCAAAAAGCTTTGTAGCTCCTTCCCCGTCGGAAGCCATCATCTTGGCAAGCTCTGTAGTTACCTGATTTAGAGCCTTTTTAAATACTGCATACGCCTCATTTTTCTGCGTAATTTCCTTATTTCCGGCCATTCCATTTGCCAATAGGAAGAGAGAGTCATTGGTGGAGGTATCCCTGTCAACAGATATCATATTAAAGCTATCCTTAACATCTTCTCTGATAGCTTCAAGAAGCAGCTCTTTACTGATTGCAAGGTCTGTTGTAATAACCCCTATCATGGTAGCCATGTTAGGATGTATCATACCGGACCCCTTCGACATTCCGCCTATTGTAATTTGCTTATCATCTAATTCAAAGGTAAGAGCATATTGTTTGGCAAAGGTATCAGTAGTCATAATTGCTTCCGCTGCCAGTCCTGCACTCTCTGCACTCTCACCCAATCCTTCTTTCAAAAGTTTACAGCCCTCTTTTATTGCCTCAATAGGAAGCTGAGCACCAATAACACCAGTGGATGCAGTCAGCACTTCTTCTGCCTTAAGTCCTAATTGTTCAGCCATAGCGGCTGCCATCTTTTGATTATTTTCTACGCCTAATGCACCTGTACAGGCATTGGCAACACCACTGTTTATTACGATTGCCTGAGCTGCGCCGTATTCCTCAACTATCTTCTTATCCCATAAAACAGGTGCAGCCTTAACCAGATTGGTAGTAAAAGTTCCTGCTGCCTTTGCCGGAACTACACTGTATACCAGTGCCATATCCTTTTTCTTTTTCTTAATTCCTGCATATATACCAGTTGCCTTATATCCTTTTGGAGCTGTAACTCCACCGCTAATAATCTCCATGTGTATACCTCCCATTGCTAAATCTGCTTCTATTTGTGCCAATACCTGGCAGCCTGATTTCTTTAACTGATTTATAATTATACACATAAATAAATTATTATGCAATACTTCTTTTTAATTTTTTAGGATATCAATACCTTCTTTTAGAAGTTCTCTGTATATTTTTGCGATGGGGAGACCCACAATATTGTTGTACTCTCCTTCGATTCCCTTGATATGCACTGCAAACTTTCCTTGGATTGCATAAGCACCGGCTTTATCAAAAGGCTCACCGGTGGCAATATAATCGTTAATCTGTGCTTCTGTTAAACTGTCTACTTCAACAACGCTTTTCTGATGAAACACAAGCTGCTTGTCCCCTTTTCCCCTTTCGCGTATACTAACAGTAACTCCGGTATATACCTCATGCTTTTTCCCCGAGAGTTTTAAGAGCATGTCAAATGCATCTTCTTTATTCTTTGGCTTTCCAAGAGGCTTTCCGTCAAGAAACACCAGCGTATCCGCACTAATAATAAGGAATTCGCCACTCTGTTTATCTTTTATGGCTTCTGCTTTTAATAACGCCAATTCTTCAACCATATCAGCAGGTTCTTGCTTTTCTGTTATTTCTTCTGTATTACTCACCTGTATCTCAAATTTCACCCCTGCCTGTTCCAATATTTCTTTTCTTCTCGGTGAACCTGATGCTAAAATAATTTTATACATAATTACCTCTTTTCTGAATATTCATTCTTTTATTTTTTCTTGCCTTTGATTTTCCAGCATTTTTCCAGCACTTTTTCTTTGCCTGGAAACTGTTTCTTTCCAGATTATAGCATTGGGAAACAACCTTGTCCACAGGGGGTGATATCACATTCTTACTAAATATTTCATTTAATAAAAATTAGTATTGCATAATATATCATTTTGATGTATATTTATAATAATTTAAAACGAATACAAGGAGGATTTAATATGAAAGAGAAAGTAATACTTGCTTATTCCGGAGGTCTTGATACCACTGTCATTATCCCCTGGCTAAAAGAAAACTATGATTATGATGTTGTCTGTGTGTGTATAGATGTAGGACAGGGTAACGAACTGGATGGTTTGGAAGAAAGGGCTAAGGCTTCCGGAGCTGTAAAGCTCTATATTGAAAATGTGGTTGAAGAGTTTGTAGACGATTTTGTAATACCCTGTGTTAAGGCCGGCGCTGTTTACGAGAATAAATATTTACTTGGAACCTCTATGGCAAGACCGGTTATTGCAAAACGTCTGGTGGAAATAGCAAGACTTGAAAATGCCACCGCCATTTGTCATGGAGCAACCGGAAAAGGAAATGACCAGGTACGTTTTGAACTTGGTATCAAAGCTCTGGCTCCTGATCTGAAGATTATCGCTCCCTGGAGAATCTGGGATATCTCCTCCCGGGAAGAAGAAATTGAATACTGCAAGGAGCACGGTATTCATCTTCCTTTCTCTGCTGATAACAGCTACAGCCGTGACAGAAATCTCTGGCACATCAGTCATGAAGGTCTGGAACTTGAAGATCCGGCAAACGCTCCGAACTATGACCACCTCTTGGTACTCGGTGTATCACCGGAGAAGGCTCCTGAGGATGGTGAATATATTACTCTTTCCTTTGAAAAAGGTATTCCTACTGCTTTAAACGGTGAAGCTATGTCAGCCTCTAACATTATCGGGCAGTTAAATACTTTAGGCGGCAAGCATGGCGTGGGAATTGTAGACATTGTTGAGAACCGTGTTGTAGGTATGAAATCCCGCGGTGTGTATGAAACTCCCGGCGGAACAATACTTATGGAAGCACATACTGCTCTGGAAGAATTGATTTTAGACCGTGATACCTTGGCATATAAAAAAGGGATTGGTGATAAATTTGCAGATGTTGTTTATGAAGGCAAATGGTTTACTCCTTTAAGAGAGGCTCTTCAAGCTTTTGTTGATTCCACTCAGGAGTTTGTTACCGGTGAGGTTAAACTCAAGCTATATAAAGGAAATATAATTAAACAGGGTACAACTTCTCCATATTCTTTATATAATGAAAGCATTGCCTCCTTTACAACAGGTGAATTGTATAATCATAAAGATGCAGAAGGTTTTATCAATCTCTTTGGTCTGTCCTTAAAAGTTCGTGCCATGAAACAAGGTACGAAATAGTAAAATGTTATTTCAGAATTAATTTTTAATAAAAGGTTAATACTCCTCTCACAGAAGCTTAAGCTTTATACTATATTATCATAGGTATAAAGCTTAAGCTCTTGTTTTGGCAGCATAACATAACACAGGATAAGAGTATCAAATAATAAATAATATGGAGAAATAGAATGAAGAACCAAAGCCTGTTCTTCATCTATAAGCTCAGGAATATCATTTCTAAGAATTGATATTCGCGAAAGGAGATAATATGATTATAACAACAACCAATACTATTGAAGGAAGAACTATTACAGAATACAAAGGTATCGTTTTCGGAGAAGTAATATCCGGTGTCAACTTTATTAAAGATTTTGCGGCAGGATTATCTAACTTCTTCGGCGGCCGCTCCGGCACATATGAAGAAGAACTAATTCAGGCAAGGCAAAATGCAGTCAGGGAAATGGAAGAACGTGCCAGAAATATGGGTGCCGATGCCGTTGTGGCTGTAGATGTAGATTATGAAGTATTAGGAGCCGACAATGGTATGCTTATGGTTACTGTTTCCGGAACCGCTGTAACTTTACGTTAATATTAAAACGGCTAAATATTTCCATGTTTAGCCGTTTTTAATGCTGCATAAATCTTTATTTTATGCTATAATCCCCTAAAACCTTATTCACATCAACATTTTTCTTATTTTCTTTTGGATTAAGTTGAAATTTTCTCCAAAATGCTATAATATAAAATAAGTTAGTTATAATGTTAGTATTGCAATTTTAATTATGCAAGGAGATTTGTTATGGAGAAGGATACCGTCTTGGTAGTTGATGACAGTGAGATTATATGTACCATCATTAAGGATATATTAGAATCCTCATCATTGCACATAGCTATTGCCCATTCAGGTGAGGAAAGTATTCCTATAGCCAAGACCATTCGTCCTACCCTGATTTTACTTGATATCATGATGACTGGAATAGATGGATACGAAACCTGTAAGATTTTAAAGGAATTTCCTGAGACAAAGGATATTCCGATTATTTTTATTACCGGTAATAATGATTCTGAATCCGTTCTGCGCGGATTTGAGGTAGGTGCAGCAGATTATGTTTCAAAACCTTTTATTCCCGAAGAGTTAAAGGCCCGTGTCAAAGTTCATATGCAGAATGTCAGAAGCCAACGAGAACTTCAGGTTCTAATGAAGGAATTAAAGGAAATGGCCATTACTGATTATCTGACAAAATTATATAACCGTCGCTATTTTATGGAAAAGCTTCATGAATATGTAGAATCCGATTACACGGAATTTGCTCTGATACTGTTTGATGTTGATAATTTCAAATATATTAATGACACCTATGGTCATAATGCCGGAGATATTACCCTTGTCAGTATGTCCAATATCTTCAGGCTTATGTTAAGCGAAGAGAATACTGTAAGCCGCTGGGGCGGAGAAGAATTCCTGGTATTCCTGCCAAATTCCGATCTGGAACATGCGTTAAAAATAGGCAACAAATTACGCAGAGAAGTTGAGAAGTACACTTTTATCTGTGAGAATATAGAATTCCATTGTACGATAACCGGCGGTATCGTTAAATATGATCCCGAATTATCGGTAGAAAAAAATATTACCTGCGCAGATCAAGCCCTTTACCAGGGTAAATCTCTTGGAAAGAATCTGTGTATCTGTTATTCAGACAGCTGATGCTTACCTGTAGAAAGATGATTATTTCAAACTAAGGCAATACAAGGCAGAAAGAAAGGATATTCATGGCTTACGAAATACTTGTACTAGATATTGACGGAACATTGACGAATTCACAAAAAGAGATATCTCCTAAGACTTATCGTTCCATTATGGCAATTCAGGAACGCGGGCATAGTGTAGTATTGGCTTCCGGGCGCCCTACTCCTGGGATACTGCCCCTTGCAAAAAAGCTTAAACTTTCAGAATATAACGGTTACATTCTTTCCTACAATGGTGCCAAAGTTATGAACTGCAAGGATGGAGAAGTAATCTTTCAGCAAGCCCTAAACAGAGAATATCTTCCTGACCTTCACCTTGCTGCAATGAAAAATAATGTTGGAATGATATCTTATGAAGGTGATTGTGTTATCACCGATTCAAAGATTGATAAATATATGGAACTTGAGGCCAGAATAAATGGCATCCCCATTAAACAAGTACAGGATTTTATTTCTTACGTTCAGTTCGATATCAATAAATGTCTTATGACCGGAGACCCGGATGTATTAAAAGAAATGGAACCGGAGCTTAAAAACAAATTTATAGACAACTTAAGCATTTACCGCTCCGAGCCCTTCTTTCTGGAAATCATGCCGAAGAACATCGACAAAGCATATTCTCTTGGTAAACTCCTTGATTATCTCGGATTATCAAAAGAACAGATGATTAGCTGCGGTGATGGTTATAATGATATCTCAATGATAGAATATGCAGGTATGGGTGTTGCTATGGCAAATGCTCAGGATGCAGTAAAAAATAAAGCAAATTATATTACCTATTCCAATGATGAAGATGGTATTGCTCACGTAATTGAAACTTTTATGCTATAACTAAAATACATATGCGAACAAGCCCTGAAAATTAGTTACTCTTATTTTCGGGGCTTTTATAATGCTGTTTATTATTTTTTACTGTAAGATTATACGATTACGTTACTTAATAGCACCTTCAACCATTCCCTGTATAATTTGCCTCTGAGCAAAAATAAACAGAATAATAATTGGAATCATTGCTAAGAGGGCTGCTGTTAATATCAAATCCCACTGTTTTACATAAGAGCCTACGAAGCTGCTTACCGCAATAGGCAGTGTCTTAATTCTTCCGTTTAGTCCAAGCATAAGAGAAGGCAGTAAATAATCATTCCAGATCCAGATACCGTTAAGTATTAAAACTGTCATTTGCACCGGTTTAAGCAAAGGAAAGATAATTCGAAAAAAGGTTCCTTCCGGACTGCAGCCGTCAATCCAGGCCGCTTCTTCTAATTCATAGGGGATACCCTTAATAAAACCATGCAGAATAAAGATAGACATGGAGCCACCAAAACCCAAATAAGCAAATATTATTCCGGTATAGCTGTTAAGGAACTGTATTCCGGTAAAAACAGATAAATTTCTAAAGGTGGATAAAAGCGGCAGCATGACTACCTGGAAAGGAATAACCATTGCCGCTACAAAGAGCATGAATATAATATTGGACCAGGTCTTTTTATTACGTACCAAAACCCATGCTGCCATTCCGGAAAACAATGACAGTAAGGCCAAAGATACTACGGTTATAATAAATGAACTGGAGAATGATTTCCAATAGCTGAAATTCTGGTTATGTATTACGTTACTAAGATTTGTAAACAATTGTCCCATGTGTCTTGGAGGCATTATCGGACTGATTACAATATCCGCACTTTTCTTTGAGGAATTAAACAGTACTAAAACAAAAGGGAGCAGCACTACAACGGAAAGCAGAATTCCAATAAGCTCTGCAAAACGCAGATTTATCTTTTGCTTCTTCATTACAATTCAACCTCCTTCTTCTTATTTATAGAAACCTGAGTAAGTGAGACCACCGCAAGTACAATAAAAAAAACTACGGCTTTTGTCTGCCCCAAGGCATATTCATTTTTAGCAATTGCTGTTTTATAAATATTCAGTGCCATAAATTCCGTCGACAATATAGCCTTTCCTTGAAGTATCCTGCTAGGTGCACCATTGGTGATTGCAAAATTTAAGTCAAACTGTTTAAAGGAATTGACTAATGTAAGAAAAAGACATACCGTAAAAGTATTCGCAATCATTGGTATCTTTATCTTTCGCAGAGTTACCCACCAATTCGCCCCGTCTACATTTGACGCCTCCATAATATCCCTTGGCACTCCCTGAAGACCGGTTACATAAATCATCATAATATATCCGGCATATTGCCAGGTACTTACGATCAGAATAGCTAACAGAGCCAGATTAGGGTCAGTGAGCATGGACTGGCTGCCTGCTATAGCAGCAGTAAATACCTTATTAAAAATAAATTGCCAAACATATCCAAGCACAATTCCACCAATTAAGTTAGGAAGAAAAAAGGAAGCACGGTAAAAATTCTTTCCCCTTACCTTAGAGGTACAAAGAAGTGCAAGTACAAAGGCTGTTATGTTTACTGAAATCATATTTAAAATGGTAAAAAGAAAGGTAATCAGGAAGGAATATATATAATCTCCAGAACGAAACATGGTTATATAATTCTCTATACCTGTAAACTTTGTAAATTTTATACCATTCCAATCCGTCATTGAGAGGAATATACCCTGAATAAACGGATTTAAAACGGTGAAGAAAAATGTCAGCAGAACTGGGAGCAAAAACAAGATATTGACAATAGCTCGATGTTTTTTAACCGGCAGTATAAAAAGTCCCGCTACTGCCAATATAAGTCCCGCTACCAGCAATATTCCTCTGTAACTGCTTTCACTGCCTGTAAAATCCAGGTACAAAGCAAATGCCATTGCACACAAGCCTAGTATTATCTCAATCAGGGAGAAAGTTCTTTTTAGCTGTATATTCACTTTAGTCCTCCTATATCACATAGCCGCCTTGCCTGAGATTATCTTTAAAAGACTCACTGCATATTAAACAGGTTCGATTAGAAATTTCCCTTTTATCCGGTTGTTTTAATATGCAGCGGTCTTCTGTTCTATCTATTTCTTTACATAATCAGCAATTGCCTGGCCTAACATTTTAACAAATCCATCTTTGTCAATATCACCCTTTGCATATAATTCAAATACAACACCTGTTGCATTTGATGCAATACCCTCCGGCATTTTTGCCCACTGCCATGCGTAAGTATTTCCCGCATCAATATAACTCTTTAAACTTACTGCAAGAGGTGTTTCAGGAATTTCTTTACATGTTTTATAAGGTGATATCATACCGCAGTCTTTTACCAGTGCTTTCTGGCCTTCTGCCGAGGTAGCAAGGTCATTCAGGAAAGCTTTGCAGGCATCTATGTTCTTACCGTCATTATAAACAGCCCACCAGGAGGGACAATCAGCCAGTATCCCTGGCATATCTTCTTTTGTAAAAGCTAACGGGGCAATACCACAGTCAAAAGTAGCATTGTAGCTTGGAAGAGAAGGATCTATCCAATTTCCCTGGGTAATAAAGGCCGCCTTACCTTGAGCCCAAAGAGCCAACTGGTCATCATAGGTACCGGATATTAAAACATTCTGATCAGAATAGCTAAAGAGCATTTTAGTAAAGTCTGCAAACTGTCCAAGTCTTTGTTCATCTACCTTACCTTCTTTCAGCATATCAATATAGGTTTTATCATCTCTCTTTAAACCTGCTGACAGGTAATAGCCAAATATGTGATTTGCAGTAGACCAATACATTTGTCCTGCTTCTGCAGCAACGGAGCAAACGGCAGTTAAACCAAGCTCTTCCTTCATTGAATCAATCTTTTCAAAAGCTGCTTTATAAGCATCGTAGTTTATAAGGGACTTCGGATCCACCCCAGCCTTTTTTAAGATATCTGCATTGTATGTAATTCCATAACCTTCTACCGCATAAGGAAAACCTACCGTCTTACCGGCTGAATCCTTAAAACCGAAATCTGTCTGAGAAGCCCAGGCCTCACTGCTTAGATCTGCCATATAGTCCTTCCAGGTCTGATAATCCCCTTCACCGCCGAATACGAAAATATCAGGCATATTATTGGTTGCAAGATATCCTTTTAAGGTTCCGTTGATATCCGCACCGCCCCCTAAAGACTCTATAATAACCTCCTGCCCTGTTCTCTCTTTATAAGCAGCTGCAAAAGCTTTTAACTGATTGTCAATTTCAATCTTTCCGTTCACCAGACGGATAGCTTTACCCGTCCCTTTGGAATCACTACCTGTCTTATCATTTTCTGTTGTTGAAGAATTGTTACTATTGCTTCCGGCAGTACTTGGTGTACTGCTACTTGCACAACCTGTTAAAGAAACCGCTGTCAGCACAGCTGAGAGCAAAACTGCCAATAATCTCTTTTTCATATAAAACCTCCAATAATAGCATGTAATTTTATTTACCTTTTGCGCATAAGGTTTGTTACGGTTACAATACTATCATTTTATTTTTTAATTTTCAAGTACAATTTTCAACTTTTTATATTATTTTTTATGCACATTTATATTCAAATAAAAAATAAATTCATTAACAGATATGTCATTTCGCTTCCGCAGACGTTAGCATGC
It includes:
- a CDS encoding aspartate aminotransferase family protein codes for the protein MEEYINEAEHLLMHTYSRYKIILDKGDGVYLYDIEGKKYLDFGAGIAVFALGYGNTEYNAALKAQIDKLLHTSNYFYNVPSIKAASKLAAASGMDRVFFTNSGTEAIEGAIKLARKYYYKKHHTGDSQIIAMNKSFHGRSMGALSVTGQPSYRVAFEPLIGGVVFADFNSVEDIRAKINEKTCAIILEPVQAEGGIYPAEGEYLKEVRKICDEQDILLIFDEIQCGMGRTGSMFAWQEYGVKPDILTAAKALGCGVPVGAFAAVEKVCQAFEPGDHGTTYGGNPFTAAAVNAVFDQYEKLNLIEHVKEVSSYLELSLEEFAKSHSGIKERRGKGLLQGLEFEYPVKEIIQKAMDNNLILFSAGSNVLRFIPPLVITKEHVDEMLEILKKVIE
- the argB gene encoding acetylglutamate kinase, giving the protein MDKILMKAQTLIEALPYIQKFNNKKVVVKYGGSAMLDENLQLNVIKDVALLKLVGMQPIIVHGGGKEISKWVSLLGHESTFVEGLRVTDETTMEVAEMVLGKVNKNLVQMLEKLGVKAVGINGKDGSTIKVEKKFVNGQDIGYVGNITDVKADLINTLIDNNFIPVISPIGLDEDYHAYNINADDAACAVATAIGAEKLAFLTDIEGVYTNPSDKETLISVLTLEKADELMQNGFIGGGMLPKLKNCIDAVKGGVSRVHILDGRMEHCLLLEFFTNRGIGTAIINNESILFENEKTQAES
- the argJ gene encoding bifunctional glutamate N-acetyltransferase/amino-acid acetyltransferase ArgJ is translated as MEIISGGVTAPKGYKATGIYAGIKKKKKDMALVYSVVPAKAAGTFTTNLVKAAPVLWDKKIVEEYGAAQAIVINSGVANACTGALGVENNQKMAAAMAEQLGLKAEEVLTASTGVIGAQLPIEAIKEGCKLLKEGLGESAESAGLAAEAIMTTDTFAKQYALTFELDDKQITIGGMSKGSGMIHPNMATMIGVITTDLAISKELLLEAIREDVKDSFNMISVDRDTSTNDSLFLLANGMAGNKEITQKNEAYAVFKKALNQVTTELAKMMASDGEGATKLFECSVKGAATKEQAVILSKSIITSNLVKTAVFGNDANWGRILCAMGYAGVPFNPDKVDLYIESAIGSLKLVENGMATDYSEEKATEILKQKEVKAIADIKNGDCIATAWGCDLTDKYVYINADYRS
- a CDS encoding Maf family protein is translated as MYKIILASGSPRRKEILEQAGVKFEIQVSNTEEITEKQEPADMVEELALLKAEAIKDKQSGEFLIISADTLVFLDGKPLGKPKNKEDAFDMLLKLSGKKHEVYTGVTVSIRERGKGDKQLVFHQKSVVEVDSLTEAQINDYIATGEPFDKAGAYAIQGKFAVHIKGIEGEYNNIVGLPIAKIYRELLKEGIDILKN
- a CDS encoding argininosuccinate synthase — its product is MKEKVILAYSGGLDTTVIIPWLKENYDYDVVCVCIDVGQGNELDGLEERAKASGAVKLYIENVVEEFVDDFVIPCVKAGAVYENKYLLGTSMARPVIAKRLVEIARLENATAICHGATGKGNDQVRFELGIKALAPDLKIIAPWRIWDISSREEEIEYCKEHGIHLPFSADNSYSRDRNLWHISHEGLELEDPANAPNYDHLLVLGVSPEKAPEDGEYITLSFEKGIPTALNGEAMSASNIIGQLNTLGGKHGVGIVDIVENRVVGMKSRGVYETPGGTILMEAHTALEELILDRDTLAYKKGIGDKFADVVYEGKWFTPLREALQAFVDSTQEFVTGEVKLKLYKGNIIKQGTTSPYSLYNESIASFTTGELYNHKDAEGFINLFGLSLKVRAMKQGTK
- a CDS encoding putative heavy metal-binding protein, producing MIITTTNTIEGRTITEYKGIVFGEVISGVNFIKDFAAGLSNFFGGRSGTYEEELIQARQNAVREMEERARNMGADAVVAVDVDYEVLGADNGMLMVTVSGTAVTLR
- a CDS encoding GGDEF domain-containing response regulator, translating into MEKDTVLVVDDSEIICTIIKDILESSSLHIAIAHSGEESIPIAKTIRPTLILLDIMMTGIDGYETCKILKEFPETKDIPIIFITGNNDSESVLRGFEVGAADYVSKPFIPEELKARVKVHMQNVRSQRELQVLMKELKEMAITDYLTKLYNRRYFMEKLHEYVESDYTEFALILFDVDNFKYINDTYGHNAGDITLVSMSNIFRLMLSEENTVSRWGGEEFLVFLPNSDLEHALKIGNKLRREVEKYTFICENIEFHCTITGGIVKYDPELSVEKNITCADQALYQGKSLGKNLCICYSDS
- a CDS encoding Cof-type HAD-IIB family hydrolase — its product is MAYEILVLDIDGTLTNSQKEISPKTYRSIMAIQERGHSVVLASGRPTPGILPLAKKLKLSEYNGYILSYNGAKVMNCKDGEVIFQQALNREYLPDLHLAAMKNNVGMISYEGDCVITDSKIDKYMELEARINGIPIKQVQDFISYVQFDINKCLMTGDPDVLKEMEPELKNKFIDNLSIYRSEPFFLEIMPKNIDKAYSLGKLLDYLGLSKEQMISCGDGYNDISMIEYAGMGVAMANAQDAVKNKANYITYSNDEDGIAHVIETFML
- a CDS encoding carbohydrate ABC transporter permease, encoding MKKQKINLRFAELIGILLSVVVLLPFVLVLFNSSKKSADIVISPIMPPRHMGQLFTNLSNVIHNQNFSYWKSFSSSFIITVVSLALLSLFSGMAAWVLVRNKKTWSNIIFMLFVAAMVIPFQVVMLPLLSTFRNLSVFTGIQFLNSYTGIIFAYLGFGGSMSIFILHGFIKGIPYELEEAAWIDGCSPEGTFFRIIFPLLKPVQMTVLILNGIWIWNDYLLPSLMLGLNGRIKTLPIAVSSFVGSYVKQWDLILTAALLAMIPIIILFIFAQRQIIQGMVEGAIK
- a CDS encoding carbohydrate ABC transporter permease; the protein is MNIQLKRTFSLIEIILGLCAMAFALYLDFTGSESSYRGILLVAGLILAVAGLFILPVKKHRAIVNILFLLPVLLTFFFTVLNPFIQGIFLSMTDWNGIKFTKFTGIENYITMFRSGDYIYSFLITFLFTILNMISVNITAFVLALLCTSKVRGKNFYRASFFLPNLIGGIVLGYVWQFIFNKVFTAAIAGSQSMLTDPNLALLAILIVSTWQYAGYIMMIYVTGLQGVPRDIMEASNVDGANWWVTLRKIKIPMIANTFTVCLFLTLVNSFKQFDLNFAITNGAPSRILQGKAILSTEFMALNIYKTAIAKNEYALGQTKAVVFFIVLAVVSLTQVSINKKKEVEL
- a CDS encoding ABC transporter substrate-binding protein, encoding MKKRLLAVLLSAVLTAVSLTGCASSSTPSTAGSNSNNSSTTENDKTGSDSKGTGKAIRLVNGKIEIDNQLKAFAAAYKERTGQEVIIESLGGGADINGTLKGYLATNNMPDIFVFGGEGDYQTWKDYMADLSSEAWASQTDFGFKDSAGKTVGFPYAVEGYGITYNADILKKAGVDPKSLINYDAYKAAFEKIDSMKEELGLTAVCSVAAEAGQMYWSTANHIFGYYLSAGLKRDDKTYIDMLKEGKVDEQRLGQFADFTKMLFSYSDQNVLISGTYDDQLALWAQGKAAFITQGNWIDPSLPSYNATFDCGIAPLAFTKEDMPGILADCPSWWAVYNDGKNIDACKAFLNDLATSAEGQKALVKDCGMISPYKTCKEIPETPLAVSLKSYIDAGNTYAWQWAKMPEGIASNATGVVFELYAKGDIDKDGFVKMLGQAIADYVKK